In Thermosphaera sp., a genomic segment contains:
- a CDS encoding ABC transporter ATP-binding protein — translation MPLVELMNIVMEFETGAFGRKKKVRAVDRVSLKIDRGLIYGLVGESGSGKSTLGRVSLRLYKPVSGRILFDGRDITRMPEAKLRSLRRRMQLIPQDPYGAVNPVQTIGEALSEPLIIHYGLSGSAALEKVIDVLENVGLTPPEDFLNRRPYHLSGGQLQRAVIARAMLLKPDYLVADEPTSNLDASIRSSIIKLLIDFKNKFNQSLLFITHDIVLLSLIAGRIGVMYLAQLVEEGPARDIIKNPLHPYTKALLSAIPLIGEELGFEKVVLKGEIGDPAYPPTGCRLHPRCPFAFEKCSMEEPPLVEAGPGRAVKCWLYA, via the coding sequence ATGCCGTTGGTTGAACTAATGAATATTGTAATGGAGTTTGAAACAGGGGCTTTCGGCAGAAAGAAGAAGGTTAGAGCGGTCGATAGAGTATCCTTAAAGATCGATAGGGGATTGATATATGGCCTGGTCGGCGAGAGCGGTAGTGGGAAGTCAACGCTGGGAAGGGTTTCCCTGCGGTTATACAAGCCTGTTAGCGGTAGAATCCTGTTCGACGGGCGAGATATAACTAGGATGCCTGAGGCAAAGCTCAGGTCGTTGAGGAGAAGGATGCAACTTATTCCACAAGACCCTTACGGAGCCGTTAACCCCGTTCAAACGATAGGGGAGGCGTTATCTGAGCCCTTGATCATCCACTATGGGTTAAGCGGGAGCGCGGCCCTGGAGAAGGTGATAGATGTTTTAGAGAATGTCGGCTTGACACCACCCGAGGATTTTTTGAACAGGAGACCTTATCACTTAAGCGGTGGACAGCTTCAGAGGGCCGTTATTGCCAGAGCGATGCTCTTGAAGCCGGATTACTTGGTTGCTGATGAGCCTACCAGCAACCTCGACGCTTCAATAAGATCATCGATTATAAAATTGTTAATCGATTTTAAAAACAAGTTTAATCAATCCCTCCTTTTCATAACTCATGATATAGTACTGCTCAGCCTGATAGCCGGTAGAATAGGCGTTATGTATCTTGCCCAGCTAGTTGAGGAAGGACCAGCTCGCGACATTATAAAGAACCCCCTCCACCCGTACACGAAGGCTTTGCTCTCCGCAATTCCGCTCATCGGTGAGGAGTTAGGGTTTGAAAAAGTGGTTTTGAAAGGCGAAATAGGGGATCCAGCGTATCCTCCAACTGGATGCCGACTCCACCCGAGGTGTCCTTTCGCCTTTGAAAAGTGTTCCATGGAGGAGCCTCCTCTCGTAGAAGCCGGTCCTGGGAGAGCGGTTAAATGCTGGCTATATGCTTAA